One Streptomyces hundungensis DNA segment encodes these proteins:
- a CDS encoding BTAD domain-containing putative transcriptional regulator, giving the protein MPTTSTRGRPAAAELTCQEREVLRGVGCGLTDHEIAHALALPERAVHDQLGRILTKLGLRDRTAAIVHAFDSGLVEPGRGRRAASRPAHRAPVRPSRTQRVRISVLGPLRAWRDGRPVDLGHLRQQAVLASLALCWDRTVSKDELLDGIWGMEPPLTKVVPVYIYRLRQVLHVENRADSVIRRDRCGYQLVPDTVAVDVERMEELVADAGAAERAGALDEAVRVCAQALDLFRGEPLAGLPGPFAELERVRLTERRTGITLRKLDLQLRLGRHAQAVGELWALAVARPLDESVAAMLMRALCLSDRQADALTVFERTRRRLADELGVTPSRLLRGTHRTIMLGRDIGPTPATP; this is encoded by the coding sequence ATGCCGACGACCTCGACCCGCGGCCGGCCGGCCGCCGCCGAGCTCACGTGCCAGGAGCGCGAGGTGCTCCGCGGAGTCGGCTGCGGCCTGACGGACCACGAGATCGCCCATGCCCTCGCGCTCCCCGAACGCGCGGTGCACGACCAACTCGGCCGGATCCTGACCAAACTCGGGCTGCGCGACCGGACCGCCGCCATCGTCCACGCCTTCGACAGCGGCCTCGTCGAGCCCGGCCGGGGCCGACGCGCGGCCTCCCGTCCGGCGCACCGGGCGCCCGTCCGTCCGTCCCGCACCCAGCGCGTACGGATCTCCGTGCTCGGGCCGCTGCGGGCGTGGCGCGACGGCCGGCCGGTGGACCTGGGGCATCTGCGCCAGCAGGCCGTGCTGGCGTCGCTGGCCCTGTGCTGGGACCGGACGGTGAGCAAGGACGAACTCCTCGACGGCATCTGGGGGATGGAGCCGCCGCTCACCAAAGTCGTGCCGGTGTACATCTACCGGCTGCGCCAGGTCCTGCACGTCGAGAACCGGGCGGACTCGGTCATCCGGCGCGACCGCTGCGGCTACCAACTGGTCCCGGACACGGTCGCGGTGGACGTCGAGCGCATGGAGGAACTGGTCGCCGACGCCGGGGCGGCCGAACGGGCCGGTGCGCTCGACGAAGCGGTCCGGGTCTGCGCCCAGGCGCTGGACCTGTTCCGCGGCGAGCCCCTGGCCGGGCTGCCGGGCCCTTTCGCGGAGCTGGAACGAGTACGCCTCACCGAACGCAGGACCGGTATCACCCTGCGCAAGCTGGACCTGCAACTGCGGCTGGGGCGCCACGCCCAGGCGGTCGGTGAGCTGTGGGCCCTGGCCGTGGCCCGGCCCCTGGACGAATCCGTCGCCGCGATGCTGATGCGCGCCTTGTGCCTCAGCGACCGGCAGGCCGACGCGCTGACCGTGTTCGAGCGCACCCGCCGCCGACTGGCCGACGAACTGGGCGTGACCCCGAGCCGGCTCCTGCGCGGGACACACCGCACGATCATGCTCGGCCGCGACATCGGCCCCACCCCGGCCACGCCATGA
- a CDS encoding uracil-xanthine permease family protein, whose product MDERRPLGRILLFGVQHVLVMAATPISAIFLMSATLRLNAGLTVDLLSAAFVLSGVGSLIQSLGLWKFGPRLPFVMLPGGAPLILFLAIADEHGLRVATGAVVLTAVFTFAVLPLFARLLTYFPPLVIGTMIVIVGINLVKVGALLVTGRPGEHDFAAPGHLALGLATIGFTVVGHLLLRGVLRQLSVMLGLVAGTVLALALGDVSLGHLGQGGWVDVPRLMPFGSPRFDVLAALPLMLYSLASMAEATGQTVINAEAVGKEIDQRVAVPKTIRGDALVSAFGGLFGLPLMVTSGENIGIVRVTGVRSRFVTAAAGVFLIAIGFLAPVTRAISVVPAPVVGGTAMVVFAVITVLGVQMLARCDLDRHTNTFICAVALALGLLPILVPDVYQGFPASVRILLESGVAVGAFVAAVLNVLFHHVGPALAARLSVRPGPDLRTEGNR is encoded by the coding sequence GTGGACGAGCGCCGTCCGCTGGGGCGGATCCTGCTCTTCGGGGTGCAGCACGTGCTCGTCATGGCGGCCACCCCCATCTCCGCCATCTTCCTGATGAGCGCCACCTTGCGGCTCAACGCGGGGCTGACCGTCGATCTGCTCTCCGCCGCCTTCGTACTGTCCGGCGTGGGATCGCTGATCCAGTCCCTGGGGCTCTGGAAGTTCGGGCCCCGGCTGCCGTTCGTCATGCTGCCGGGCGGCGCGCCCCTGATCCTCTTCCTGGCCATCGCCGACGAGCACGGGTTGCGGGTCGCGACGGGCGCGGTCGTCCTGACGGCCGTCTTCACCTTCGCCGTACTGCCCCTGTTCGCACGGCTGTTGACGTACTTCCCGCCCCTCGTCATCGGCACGATGATCGTGATCGTCGGCATCAACCTGGTCAAGGTCGGGGCGCTGCTGGTCACCGGGCGCCCCGGCGAGCACGACTTCGCCGCGCCCGGCCATCTCGCGCTGGGCCTGGCGACCATCGGCTTCACGGTCGTCGGCCATCTGCTCCTGCGCGGCGTACTGCGTCAACTCTCGGTCATGCTCGGCCTCGTGGCCGGTACGGTCCTCGCGCTGGCCCTCGGGGACGTGAGCCTCGGCCACCTGGGCCAGGGCGGCTGGGTCGACGTGCCGCGGCTGATGCCGTTCGGCTCGCCGCGGTTCGACGTGCTGGCCGCCCTGCCGCTCATGCTCTACAGCCTGGCGTCCATGGCGGAGGCGACCGGTCAGACCGTCATCAACGCCGAGGCGGTGGGCAAGGAGATCGACCAACGGGTCGCCGTGCCCAAAACGATCCGCGGCGACGCCCTGGTCTCGGCCTTCGGCGGCCTGTTCGGGCTGCCGTTGATGGTGACGAGCGGCGAGAACATCGGCATCGTCCGCGTCACCGGTGTACGCAGCCGCTTCGTCACGGCGGCCGCGGGGGTCTTCCTCATCGCCATCGGGTTCCTGGCACCGGTGACCCGGGCCATCAGCGTCGTCCCGGCGCCGGTCGTCGGGGGCACCGCCATGGTCGTCTTCGCGGTGATCACCGTGCTCGGTGTGCAGATGCTCGCCCGCTGCGACCTGGACCGACACACCAACACGTTCATCTGTGCCGTCGCCCTCGCGCTCGGCCTGCTGCCGATCCTCGTCCCCGACGTCTACCAGGGGTTCCCCGCCTCCGTCCGCATCCTGCTCGAAAGCGGCGTCGCGGTCGGCGCGTTCGTGGCGGCCGTCCTCAACGTCCTCTTCCATCACGTCGGGCCGGCCCTGGCCGCCCGGCTGTCCGTACGCCCCGGCCCCGATCTGCGCACCGAAGGCAACCGATGA
- a CDS encoding sulfite exporter TauE/SafE family protein → MSLQTLVILAVTVGIAAFVQGGSGLGFALVVAPVAGILDPSLLPVFVLASMIPLNLYVAWRERGSLDLRGARWITVARLVATPGGLVLLRLIPDRDIGLFVGGATVLAALVSLAAPAFAPGRVAYVGAGLVTGLTETATGVGGPPLALVYQHRPPAELRSTVAACFLVGEVASLALLFGTGQGRAADLGWAVALLPAIAAGAWLSRVVHQRIDARRMRLFVLVFALVSGTVLIASP, encoded by the coding sequence GTGAGCCTTCAGACCCTGGTGATCCTCGCCGTCACGGTCGGGATCGCCGCGTTCGTCCAGGGCGGCAGCGGGCTCGGGTTCGCGCTGGTCGTGGCCCCGGTGGCCGGGATCCTCGATCCGTCGCTGCTGCCCGTGTTCGTCCTCGCGTCGATGATTCCGCTGAACCTGTACGTCGCCTGGCGTGAACGCGGTTCGCTGGATCTGCGCGGGGCCCGCTGGATCACCGTGGCCCGACTGGTCGCGACGCCGGGCGGGCTCGTGTTGCTCCGGCTCATCCCGGACCGTGACATCGGGCTGTTCGTGGGCGGCGCCACGGTGCTTGCGGCGCTCGTCAGCCTGGCCGCGCCCGCCTTCGCCCCCGGCCGCGTCGCGTATGTCGGCGCGGGACTGGTGACCGGCCTCACCGAGACCGCGACCGGAGTCGGCGGTCCCCCGCTCGCGCTGGTCTACCAGCACCGGCCGCCCGCCGAGCTCCGCTCCACCGTCGCCGCCTGCTTCCTGGTGGGTGAAGTGGCGTCGCTGGCGCTCCTGTTCGGCACCGGACAGGGGCGTGCGGCGGATCTGGGTTGGGCGGTCGCCCTGCTCCCGGCGATCGCCGCGGGGGCGTGGCTGAGCCGGGTGGTGCATCAGCGCATCGATGCCCGCAGGATGCGGCTGTTCGTGCTGGTCTTCGCGCTGGTCTCCGGGACCGTCCTCATCGCGAGCCCCTGA
- a CDS encoding TetR/AcrR family transcriptional regulator — translation MAIDRSAAPESNRERIIAAAVHLLAEGGREAVSTRAVSSAAGVQAPTIYRLFGDKQGLLDAVAAHGFATHLGTKARLEPSDDPVEDLRVGWTLNLEFGLAHPALYTLMYAEPRPGAMPPAAVAALEILGEHIHRIAEAGRLRVDEARAAQLVHAVGGGVTLALIATPEDRRDLSVSRLAREAVIGAITTDAPGPTPPGPAGAALALRALLPATDVLTPGERGLLIELLDRIARAG, via the coding sequence ATGGCCATCGACCGCTCCGCCGCGCCGGAGAGCAACCGTGAACGGATCATCGCCGCCGCCGTCCACCTTCTCGCCGAGGGCGGGCGCGAAGCGGTGTCGACGCGTGCGGTGAGCAGCGCGGCAGGCGTGCAGGCGCCCACCATCTACCGCCTCTTCGGCGACAAACAGGGTCTGCTCGACGCCGTCGCCGCGCACGGCTTCGCGACGCACCTCGGCACCAAGGCCCGGCTCGAACCGTCGGATGATCCGGTCGAGGACCTCCGCGTCGGCTGGACCCTCAACCTGGAATTCGGCCTCGCCCACCCGGCCCTGTACACCCTCATGTACGCCGAACCCCGCCCGGGCGCCATGCCGCCCGCCGCCGTGGCCGCGCTGGAGATCCTCGGGGAGCACATCCACCGGATCGCCGAGGCCGGCCGGCTCCGGGTCGACGAAGCGCGGGCGGCCCAGCTGGTCCATGCCGTCGGCGGAGGCGTCACCCTCGCTCTGATCGCCACGCCCGAGGACCGCCGTGATCTCTCCGTGTCCCGACTGGCCAGGGAGGCGGTCATCGGCGCGATCACCACCGACGCCCCCGGCCCGACGCCACCGGGCCCCGCCGGCGCGGCCCTCGCCCTGCGCGCCCTCCTGCCGGCGACCGACGTACTGACACCGGGCGAGCGCGGCCTGCTCATCGAACTGCTCGACCGCATCGCGCGAGCCGGGTAG
- a CDS encoding serine hydrolase domain-containing protein encodes MSLRCRRSPLSRHGGRGVVVLLAASLALTGQAGAAPHEPGVPTGRAGAHPHGNGDDALQGELRELVHRPDGPPGAIAVLREGGRVRVVRAGVADTDTGRPPRATDHMRLASAAKAFSGAVALRLVDRGRLRLNDTIAHRLPSLPASWGEVTLRQLLNHTSGLPDYSQAPEFADLLRADPHHVFDPRHLLDFVADQDLEFAPGSRYQYSNSDNIAIALLAEAATGRSYEELLASEVFKPLGLTGTSLPSGYRLPEPYLHGYGVEPGERPEDVSTLFGASGSWASGGLVSTPADFNTFMAGYAGGRLISDATRRQQRTFVKGASEPAGPGANRAGLAIFEYTTRCGVVYGHTGNTAGYTQLGVGTPDGRRSLTLSITTQVSQRTNPDLLAHLRAVEEDFVCALLSR; translated from the coding sequence GTGTCACTGCGCTGCCGTCGTTCGCCGCTCTCCCGCCACGGCGGGCGCGGGGTTGTCGTCCTGCTCGCCGCCTCGCTCGCGCTGACCGGCCAGGCCGGGGCGGCGCCCCATGAGCCCGGGGTTCCGACCGGCCGGGCCGGAGCACACCCCCACGGCAACGGGGACGATGCCCTCCAGGGCGAGCTGCGGGAACTGGTCCACCGCCCGGACGGGCCGCCCGGCGCCATCGCGGTGCTCCGGGAGGGCGGACGCGTACGGGTGGTCCGGGCCGGAGTGGCCGACACCGACACCGGCCGTCCGCCCCGCGCCACCGACCACATGCGGCTGGCCAGCGCCGCGAAGGCGTTCAGCGGCGCGGTCGCGCTCCGTCTGGTCGACCGCGGGCGGCTCCGCCTGAACGACACCATCGCCCACCGACTGCCCTCCCTGCCTGCCTCCTGGGGCGAGGTGACGCTGCGTCAACTGCTCAACCACACCAGTGGGTTGCCCGATTACAGCCAGGCACCGGAGTTCGCCGATCTGCTCCGGGCCGATCCGCACCATGTGTTCGACCCCCGGCACCTGCTCGACTTCGTCGCCGACCAGGACCTGGAGTTCGCCCCCGGGTCCCGCTACCAGTACTCCAACTCCGACAACATCGCCATCGCCCTCCTGGCCGAGGCGGCGACCGGGCGCAGCTACGAAGAGCTGCTGGCTTCGGAGGTCTTCAAGCCGCTCGGCCTCACCGGCACCAGCCTCCCGTCCGGCTACCGCTTGCCCGAGCCCTATCTGCACGGCTATGGCGTCGAGCCGGGGGAACGGCCCGAGGACGTCTCCACCCTGTTCGGCGCGTCCGGTTCCTGGGCATCGGGCGGCCTGGTCTCCACCCCGGCGGACTTCAACACCTTCATGGCCGGCTACGCGGGTGGCAGGCTGATCAGCGACGCGACCCGCAGGCAGCAGCGGACCTTCGTGAAAGGCGCGTCGGAGCCGGCGGGCCCCGGCGCCAACCGGGCGGGGCTGGCGATCTTCGAGTACACCACCCGGTGCGGTGTCGTGTACGGGCACACCGGCAACACGGCGGGCTACACCCAACTCGGCGTGGGCACCCCGGACGGCCGCCGCAGCCTCACCCTCTCCATCACCACCCAGGTGAGCCAGAGGACCAACCCCGACCTGCTCGCGCATCTGCGCGCCGTCGAGGAGGACTTCGTCTGCGCGCTGCTGTCCCGTTAG
- a CDS encoding amidohydrolase family protein, which produces MNQHIRERLRTRGPLLLVPDAVLLPEGVMELYAVVVSAGSFEAVGPTEEVERTHPHLQALRLPGQLLMPGFVDSHHHLTQSFGAALAFGEPSEIFRRVWVPLEGALDEESAYVAAKLAALESLRGGFTTVTDAGTRAAVDTDVVACAARDAGIRCVLGLICDDTGTGADTDSAVVMRRAERHLAAYTDDPLIHPSLAISIPDAATPATLHATHRLAAEAKVVVQMHVNEHLAAVERSLLRHGLRPLENLAGVGALGPHLLAAHTTLLTPREVSLLADTGTAVSYNPVASAWKGNAVAPATTFTERGVRFGIGSDGTRGDGFRLVEAAEFAQRLAYGLTTGDSSCGAGWTWLEHATAGGADAVGLGGHTGSIAAGMAADFLLVDIATPELALSWDLPWELVRRGNRDQINAVFVAGRLRMWHGRPTDWDGPALVRRATALARTAVSRAPVSRAHPTSTTARNKAVRESAAGTVAEKWVARTSTARNGSTAQ; this is translated from the coding sequence ATGAACCAGCACATCCGGGAGCGGCTGCGCACGCGCGGTCCGCTGCTCCTCGTCCCCGACGCGGTCCTGCTGCCGGAAGGAGTCATGGAGCTGTACGCGGTGGTCGTCTCCGCGGGCTCGTTCGAGGCGGTCGGGCCGACCGAGGAAGTGGAGCGTACCCATCCGCACCTCCAGGCCCTGCGGCTGCCCGGTCAGCTGCTCATGCCGGGCTTCGTCGACAGCCACCACCACCTGACCCAGAGCTTCGGCGCGGCCCTCGCCTTTGGCGAGCCCTCGGAGATATTCCGCCGGGTGTGGGTGCCGCTCGAAGGCGCCCTCGACGAGGAATCGGCCTATGTGGCGGCGAAACTCGCCGCGTTGGAGTCCCTGCGCGGCGGATTCACCACCGTCACCGATGCCGGGACGCGGGCCGCCGTGGACACCGATGTGGTCGCCTGCGCCGCACGGGACGCCGGCATCCGTTGTGTTCTCGGGCTGATCTGCGACGACACCGGCACCGGCGCGGACACCGATTCCGCGGTGGTGATGCGGCGGGCGGAGCGGCATCTGGCCGCGTACACCGACGATCCGCTGATCCATCCCTCCCTCGCGATCTCCATCCCCGACGCCGCCACCCCCGCCACCCTGCATGCCACGCACCGCCTCGCCGCGGAAGCCAAGGTGGTGGTCCAGATGCATGTCAACGAGCATCTGGCGGCGGTCGAACGCTCCCTGCTGCGCCATGGACTCAGGCCGCTGGAGAACCTGGCCGGCGTCGGCGCGCTCGGCCCCCACCTGCTCGCCGCCCACACCACCCTCCTGACGCCCCGCGAGGTGTCCCTGCTCGCCGACACGGGAACTGCCGTCAGTTACAACCCCGTTGCGAGCGCCTGGAAGGGCAACGCGGTGGCACCCGCGACCACGTTCACCGAGCGCGGCGTCCGGTTCGGCATCGGCAGCGACGGAACCCGCGGCGACGGGTTCCGGCTCGTCGAGGCGGCCGAGTTCGCTCAGCGACTGGCGTACGGGCTGACCACCGGCGACTCGTCCTGCGGGGCGGGCTGGACCTGGCTGGAGCACGCCACCGCCGGGGGCGCGGACGCGGTCGGCCTCGGCGGGCACACCGGCAGCATCGCGGCCGGAATGGCGGCCGACTTCCTCCTGGTCGACATAGCGACGCCCGAGCTGGCGTTGTCCTGGGACCTGCCCTGGGAGTTGGTGCGGCGCGGCAACCGGGACCAGATCAATGCCGTGTTCGTGGCGGGCCGCCTGCGGATGTGGCACGGCCGGCCCACCGACTGGGACGGGCCCGCGCTGGTGCGCCGCGCCACGGCCCTGGCCCGGACCGCCGTGTCACGGGCGCCCGTCTCCCGCGCACACCCGACCTCAACGACCGCGCGGAACAAGGCCGTTCGGGAGTCCGCCGCAGGGACGGTCGCGGAGAAGTGGGTCGCACGAACCTCCACGGCACGGAACGGGAGCACAGCACAGTGA
- a CDS encoding DUF6585 family protein, whose translation MTGPTTPRTCDDELLLARISAAAGRAGLGKRLATYAATAYRPRTRAGLHRAIRRLSARAPDGRYRAAGARPNARLDLYEGGMTVAVKGRIHIVRYDETAVFRRSRRSRGPSPFETALIHLLTDVERKRLVLHANPEGGDAEAWQHELRRAVTRAQLPAALAALHRGERVFFAGIWLTTEHIGFRDLRLPWPQVQRIGMSGGFLTVTVGGRRHRLGPEASTIPNVFVLRTLAECCRAGGSGVADGG comes from the coding sequence ATGACGGGCCCCACCACGCCCCGTACCTGCGACGACGAGCTGCTCCTGGCGCGGATCTCCGCCGCGGCGGGCCGCGCGGGCCTCGGCAAGCGGCTGGCCACCTATGCCGCGACCGCGTACCGCCCCCGCACCCGGGCCGGCCTGCATCGGGCGATCCGCCGCCTGTCGGCCCGCGCGCCGGACGGCCGCTACCGGGCGGCGGGGGCGCGACCCAACGCACGACTCGATCTGTACGAAGGCGGGATGACGGTGGCCGTGAAGGGCCGGATCCACATCGTCCGCTACGACGAGACCGCGGTGTTCCGGCGCAGCAGGCGATCGCGCGGCCCTTCCCCGTTCGAGACCGCCCTCATCCACCTGCTCACCGACGTCGAGCGCAAGCGCTTGGTGCTGCACGCCAACCCGGAAGGCGGTGACGCGGAGGCCTGGCAGCACGAACTGCGACGAGCCGTCACCCGTGCCCAACTGCCCGCCGCTCTCGCCGCCCTGCACCGGGGTGAGCGCGTCTTTTTCGCCGGCATCTGGCTGACCACCGAGCACATCGGCTTCCGCGACCTGCGTCTGCCGTGGCCGCAGGTGCAGCGGATCGGCATGAGCGGGGGGTTCCTCACCGTCACGGTGGGCGGGCGCCGACACCGACTCGGACCGGAGGCGTCGACCATCCCGAACGTCTTCGTCCTGCGCACCCTCGCCGAGTGCTGCCGCGCCGGCGGCAGCGGGGTCGCCGACGGCGGGTGA
- a CDS encoding NAD(P)H-binding protein, translating into MIVITAPTGQIGSQVLDALLDGGHSVRVRVIARDPSRLTPRTRERAEVVRGSHRDPATLADALRGADSMLWLVPPNPAADDIHEHYLGFTRPACEALADHGVERVVGVTSLGRAYGRPAGLLSPAFAMDDMIERTGVHYRALAMPFFMENLLHQAESIKAHGTFSLPNTADRPLATVATRDIAATAAALLVDGSWSGQDTVPVIGDTLSPDAMAHVLSEVLERPIGFQQVDERAYQETMTRYGMSAAWAQGLVDMAAAQNGGIYDAEHKATPSAAPTDFRRWCAEVLKPNLLDLNRS; encoded by the coding sequence TTGATCGTCATCACCGCTCCCACCGGCCAGATCGGCAGCCAGGTTCTCGATGCGCTGCTGGACGGCGGGCATTCGGTCCGGGTCCGGGTGATCGCTCGCGATCCCTCCCGCCTGACCCCGCGCACGCGCGAGCGCGCCGAGGTCGTACGGGGCTCGCACCGTGACCCGGCGACGCTCGCCGATGCCCTGCGGGGAGCCGACAGCATGCTGTGGCTGGTCCCCCCGAACCCCGCCGCCGACGACATCCACGAGCACTACCTCGGCTTCACCCGCCCGGCCTGCGAGGCCCTCGCGGACCACGGCGTCGAGCGCGTCGTCGGCGTCACCAGCCTGGGTCGCGCCTACGGCAGGCCCGCGGGCTTGCTGTCGCCCGCGTTCGCGATGGACGACATGATCGAGCGGACCGGAGTGCACTACCGCGCTCTGGCCATGCCGTTCTTCATGGAGAATCTCCTGCACCAGGCCGAGTCGATCAAGGCCCATGGCACGTTCTCCCTCCCGAACACCGCCGACCGTCCGCTGGCCACCGTCGCCACTCGCGACATAGCCGCGACCGCCGCCGCCCTGCTGGTCGACGGTTCCTGGAGCGGGCAGGACACCGTTCCGGTGATCGGCGACACGCTGTCCCCGGACGCCATGGCACACGTCCTGTCCGAGGTACTGGAGCGCCCGATCGGCTTCCAGCAGGTCGACGAGCGGGCGTACCAGGAGACGATGACGCGGTACGGCATGAGCGCCGCCTGGGCGCAGGGCCTGGTCGACATGGCCGCCGCACAGAACGGCGGCATCTACGACGCCGAGCATAAGGCCACCCCATCGGCCGCTCCGACCGACTTCCGCCGATGGTGCGCGGAGGTGCTGAAGCCGAACCTGCTTGATCTCAACCGCAGTTGA
- a CDS encoding LacI family DNA-binding transcriptional regulator, whose product MPASGSPSDAPSGSSSKPPTIADVARVAGVSRTTVSHALNGLGKVDPRTRQRIKDIALDLGYRPNLRAQRLRTGQAKAVALVSSMPFAVAGGPSRLGFYMEVAAAAAESALVHDYALVLVPPVQSGTALYSLDIDGAIVVEPDIDDAAVTQLRARGLPYVALGRPVAADDDAPYVDLWGDEVTTLLLAHLREQGAERPALIVGSGSRHSSVDARTAYGRMAAQQGWPPVVEAWPETGGEKEAYERCTALLAAHPETDAICALVDAFAVGAVRAIQDSGRSIPDDVLVATRYDGLRARTCQPPLTAVDLHLDRAASDAVELLLAGLRGATAAPAAATAPAPTLIARASSLRGPR is encoded by the coding sequence ATGCCCGCTTCCGGTTCCCCCTCCGATGCACCCTCGGGTTCCAGTTCCAAGCCCCCGACGATCGCCGATGTCGCGCGCGTCGCGGGGGTGTCGCGTACGACGGTCTCGCACGCGCTCAACGGCCTGGGCAAGGTGGACCCCCGTACCAGGCAGCGGATCAAGGACATCGCCCTGGACCTGGGATACCGGCCCAACCTGCGGGCCCAGCGGCTGCGAACCGGCCAGGCGAAGGCCGTCGCCCTGGTGTCGTCGATGCCGTTCGCGGTGGCCGGGGGCCCGTCGCGGCTCGGCTTCTACATGGAGGTGGCCGCCGCCGCAGCCGAGAGCGCGCTCGTCCACGACTACGCCCTGGTGCTCGTGCCGCCCGTGCAGTCCGGGACCGCGCTCTACTCCCTGGACATCGACGGGGCCATCGTGGTCGAGCCCGACATCGACGACGCGGCGGTCACCCAACTACGCGCCCGGGGGCTGCCGTACGTCGCCCTGGGCCGGCCGGTCGCGGCGGACGACGACGCCCCGTACGTGGATCTGTGGGGCGACGAGGTGACGACCCTGCTCCTCGCGCACCTGCGGGAACAGGGCGCCGAACGGCCGGCGCTCATCGTGGGCTCGGGCTCGCGGCATTCGTCGGTCGACGCCCGGACCGCGTACGGACGGATGGCCGCGCAACAGGGCTGGCCCCCCGTCGTCGAGGCGTGGCCCGAGACGGGGGGCGAGAAGGAGGCGTACGAGCGCTGTACGGCGCTGCTCGCCGCGCACCCCGAGACCGACGCGATCTGCGCGCTGGTGGACGCGTTCGCGGTGGGGGCGGTCCGTGCCATCCAGGACAGCGGACGCTCCATCCCGGACGACGTCCTGGTCGCCACCCGCTACGACGGGCTGCGCGCCCGCACCTGTCAACCACCCCTCACCGCCGTCGATCTGCATCTGGACCGGGCGGCGTCCGACGCGGTGGAGCTGCTGCTCGCGGGGTTGCGCGGCGCGACGGCCGCGCCGGCTGCGGCCACGGCCCCCGCGCCCACGCTGATCGCGCGCGCCTCCTCACTCAGGGGACCACGCTGA